From a single Candoia aspera isolate rCanAsp1 chromosome 2, rCanAsp1.hap2, whole genome shotgun sequence genomic region:
- the LOC134490795 gene encoding olfactory receptor 1L4-like, with product MDSENDNTSHPDFLLLGLSTRPEQEHFLFAVFLILYLLNVIGNLLIILLIRSDSQLLHAPMYFFLSHLSFVDICFTSTTIPKMLHNLRTSCKTIAFTNCMIQMYLFLAFAITENFLLGAMALDRFTAICQPLHYPVLMKPLKCHLMVFVAWLLAHLHSLLHTILMSRLSFCDHREIPHFFCDFQPLVVMACSNKSLSEMLSFFEGGTIIIGNFILILVSYIRIVQVVLQVPSSQGRSKAFQTCASHLIVVTLFYGSAIGVYFRPLSSYSGDKDKVATVMYTVVTPMLNPFIYSLRNADMKAALHRALKGRVA from the coding sequence ATGGATAGTGAAAATGACAACACCAGCCACCCTGACTTTCTCCTACTTGGCTTGTCCACTCGGCCAGAACAGGAGCACTTCCTTTTTGCTGTCTTCCTCATTCTGTATCTGCTGAACGTGATTGGGAACCTGCTGATCATCCTTCTGATCCGTTCTGATTCCCAGCTCCTCCATGCACCCATGTATTTCTTTCTCAGTCACCTCTCCTTTGTGGATATTTGCTTCACCTCAACTACTATTCCCAAGATGCTGCACAATCTTCGCACCAGCTGCAAGACCATTGCTTTCACTAACTGCATGATCCAGATGTATCTCTTTCTAGCCTTTGCTATCACTGAGAACTTCCTGCTGGGTGCAATGGCTTTGGACCGCTTTACGGCCATCTGCCAGCCATTACACTATCCTGTGCTGATGAAACCCCTGAAGTGTCATCTCATGGTATTTGTGGCATGGTTGCTGGCCCACCTTCACTCCCTCTTGCATACTATACTGATGTCCCGGCTTTCCTTCTGTGACCATCGTGAGATACCCCATTTCTTTTGTGACTTCCAGCCCTTAGTGGTGATGGCCTGCTCTAATAAGAGCCTCAGCGAAAtgctgagtttctttgaaggaggCACAATTATTATTGGCAACTTCATTCTCATTCTTGTCTCCTACATTCGCATTGTCCAGGTTGTGCTTCAGGTGCCTTCTAGCCAAGGTCGGAGCAAGGCCTTCCAAACTTGTGCTTCTCACCTGATTGTTGTGACCCTCTTCTATGGCTCTGCAATTGGGGTCTATTTCCGGCCCCTCTCTTCCTACTCTGGGGACAAGGACAAGGTGGCCACTGTTATGTACACTGTGGTGACGCCAATGCTCAACCCCTTCATATATAGCCTAAGGAATGCAGACATGAAAGCTGCCCTCCACAGAGCACTg